The following coding sequences lie in one Zingiber officinale cultivar Zhangliang chromosome 2B, Zo_v1.1, whole genome shotgun sequence genomic window:
- the LOC122047496 gene encoding uncharacterized protein LOC122047496, with translation MSKPQAVDIEMNGLGNGTPATEPPHEQQQQQQQQKQQEQRHFAGWERNDSNVLLVVATLITALTYQMGTNLPGGYYQDDSGGHQAGDSILRDKHRLRYWLFMAASWAGFGNSMLMTLALLTGVRVESRLIRWPFAVAYSSLVLAFIASQPKTHLLLDILLWVLVLFILWAAISFKRCEVSDRASPGSLKDFVRRLFGR, from the coding sequence ATGTCTAAACCACAGGCGGTGGACATAGAGATGAATGGACTCGGCAACGGCACACCGGCGACAGAGCCGCCACacgagcagcagcagcagcaacaacaacaaaagCAACAAGAACAGAGACATTTTGCCGGCTGGGAGAGAAACGACAGCAACGTCCTCCTCGTCGTCGCCACGCTCATCACAGCTCTCACATACCAGATGGGCACCAACCTCCCCGGAGGCTATTACCAGGACGACAGCGGCGGGCACCAGGCCGGCGACTCCATCCTCCGCGACAAGCACCGCCTCCGCTACTGGCTTTTCATGGCCGCCAGCTGGGCCGGTTTCGGAAACTCCATGCTCATGACGCTGGCGCTGCTCACCGGAGTCCGCGTGGAGTCGCGCCTCATCCGGTGGCCCTTTGCAGTTGCCTACTCGAGCCTCGTCCTCGCCTTCATCGCGTCGCAGCCCAAGACGCATCTCCTCTTAGACATCCTCCTCTGGGTGTTAGTCCTCTTCATCTTGTGGGCCGCCATCAGTTTCAAACGGTGCGAGGTCAGCGATCGAGCGTCGCCGGGCTCCCTGAAAGACTTTGTCCGCCGCCTTTTCGGCCGTTAA
- the LOC122048792 gene encoding zinc finger MYM-type protein 1-like, with protein MRSDFVNCKKAIEKFNEHVGEVGSAHNEARIQFEGFKNQRQSVKYLFSWGKHEIEVAYRKRLTAILKLIQFLLLQGLPFRGHDESPASSNRVETTNAILANLGDRWFTLLLDEARDCSMKEQMTFVIKYVNKHGEVIERFMAIVHVATTTTACLKEAIDSLFAKYGLSMARLRGQGYDGASNMSREFNDLKSLIIKENPYTRYVHCFAHQLQLMVVAIAQANQYVYDFMWIFGSIVNTSASSCKRVDKLRQLEHDKKVELLET; from the exons ATGAGATCTGATTTCGTAAATTGTAAAAAAGCGATTGAAAAATTCAATGAGCATGTAGGTGAAGTTGGTAGTGCTCACAATGAGGCAAGAATACAGTTTGAGGGTTTCAAAAATCAAAGACAAAGTGTGAAGTATTTATTTTCATGGGGGAAACATGAGATTGAAGTTGCTTATCGCAAACGCTTGACtgccattttaaaattaattcaatttttgtTGCTACAAGGATTGCCTTTTCGGGGACATGATGAGTCTCCGGCATCATCCAATAGAG TTGAGACCACAAATGCTATTCTAGCTAATCTTGGAGATAGGTGGTTCACTTTACTACTTGATGAGGCTCGTGATTGCTCAATGAAAGAGCAAATGACATTTGTTATTAAATATGTGAACAAACATGGAGAAGTAATTGAACGATTTATGGCTATAGTTCATGTTGCAACAACTACAACTGCTTGTTTGAAGGAGGCAATTGACTCTTTATTTGCTAAGTATGGTTTGTCAATGGCGAGATTGAgaggtcaaggatatgatggtgcttCAAATATGTCTAGAGAATTTAATGACTTAAAGTCACTGATAATAAAAGAAAATCCGTATACAAGAtatgttcattgttttgctcatcaactcCAACTAATGGTTGTAGCTATTGCTCAAGCAAATCAATATGTTTATGATTTCATGTGGATTTTTGGTTCGATTGTGAACACATCTGCATCATCTTGCAAAAGGGTCGACAAACTTCGACAACTTGAACATGACAAAAAAGTTGAACTTCTTGAAACATGA